The proteins below come from a single Pedobacter aquae genomic window:
- a CDS encoding group III truncated hemoglobin, whose amino-acid sequence MKKDITAIEDIQLLVDTFYDKAVKDPQLGHIFNDVAKVNWEHHLPIMYKFWASVLLGETGYTGNPMDAHFRLNEKIPLTHEAFNSWKNIFMETVDEFFEGPTANEAKKKAVSIADLMFYKIHNYDQSAGVNIGKVRRD is encoded by the coding sequence ATGAAAAAAGATATTACAGCTATAGAGGACATTCAATTATTAGTAGATACCTTTTATGATAAGGCTGTTAAAGACCCACAACTAGGACATATCTTTAATGATGTTGCTAAAGTTAATTGGGAGCATCATTTACCTATCATGTATAAATTTTGGGCTTCTGTTTTATTAGGAGAAACGGGTTATACAGGCAATCCTATGGATGCGCATTTCAGACTTAATGAAAAAATACCTTTAACCCATGAAGCTTTTAATAGCTGGAAAAACATATTTATGGAAACCGTAGATGAGTTTTTTGAAGGCCCCACTGCTAATGAAGCAAAAAAGAAAGCTGTAAGTATAGCAGATTTAATGTTCTATAAAATCCATAATTATGACCAGTCTGCTGGGGTTAATATTGGTAAAGTGAGAAGAGATTAA
- the dnaE gene encoding DNA polymerase III subunit alpha — translation MYLIFDTETTGLPKRWDAPITDTDNWPRCIQIAWQLHDDMGNLLSNEDYLIKPEGFNIPYDAEKVHGISTELATEQGLPLADVLVKFNAAIAQAKFIVGQNIKFDLNIMGCEFHRFQIATELNSKPILDTCTEVTASLLQLPGGRGGKFKLPTLTELHQYLFQVPFGEAHNATADVEATTRCFFELLRKDVFTIQELQADEAYLTQFKTANPEAIRPVGLKHINLKEASEAIRKSTQQQNDAIQTSSDSFVSLTDVDFVHLHNHTQFSILQSTASVPDLVKAAAKYKMPAVAITDHANMMGAFHFVSNVLNHNKAAEAKNKAALENGEAPTETIIKPIVGCEFFVCDNHKDKSRKDNGYQVVFLAKNKKGYHNLAKMSSIAYTSGFYYVPRIDRQIIEQYKEDIIVLSGNLYGEIPSKVLNMGENQAEEALIWWKKTFGDDFYIELMRHNQEDENRVNQTLLSLARKHQVKLIATNNTYYINKEDAHPHDILLCVKDGEKFSTPKGRGRGFRYALPNDEYYFKAADEMKKLFSDVPEAIINISEVIDKVETYSLYRDVLLPKFDIPEEFLVPEDEADGGKRGENKYLAHLTYVGAAKRYEEITPEIKERLDFELKTIENTGYPGYFLIVQDFIAKAREMDVSVGPGRGSAAGSAVAYCLGITNIDPIAYDLLFERFLNPDRVSMPDIDIDFDDEGRGRVMDYVIKKYGASQVAQIITYGTMAAKSSIRDTARVLDLPLFEADKIAKLIPNLKLNKIFNMDEQALRSALRSEEMENVQQLIALANGDDLGAETIKQAQVLEGSLRNTGIHACGVIITPSDITNFVPVATAKDSDLYVTQFDNSVVESAGLLKMDFLGLKTLTLIKDTVKLVKHRLDIDLDPDTFPIDDLKTYELFQRGETVGIFQYESSGMQKYMKELKPTVFGDLIAMNALYRPGPLEYIPSFIRRKNGEEEIKYDLDACEEYLKETYGITVYQEQVMLLSQKLADFTKGEADVLRKAMGKKQKDVLDKMKPKFVQQAAEKGHDPKTLEKIWKDWEAFASYAFNKSHSTCYAWIAYQTAYLKAHYPAEYMAAVLSNNMNDIKQVTFFMEECKRMGLVVLGPDVNESYYKFTVNDQYAIRFGMGAIKGVGAGAVETIVENRKTGKYKSIFDFAKRIDLRAANKKALENLVLAGGFDCFENTHRAQYFYDDGDGSSPLEKAIKYGAKHKENENSSQGSLFGGSSNVEIAEPSLSPCEEWGAMEKLAKEKEVVGIYISGHPLDEYKLVLNKYCSSGNLTVFNEIEKGADFQFKVGGIVTSIRHMTTKDGRGWGIFKLEGYDDAYEFTIYRDEYLKFKHHLIVNNYLYIKGNVGYFSNPDGSKRAKISYTDFTDLRDVLEKQSTKIDISVDISEISDDFIHNLNQVISNHSGSKKLSFVILDKKDRLKVDMQSKTKQINICKELLSQLDELEVDYVLN, via the coding sequence ATGTATTTAATTTTTGATACCGAAACCACTGGATTACCTAAAAGATGGGACGCCCCTATTACCGATACAGATAACTGGCCGAGGTGTATTCAAATTGCATGGCAATTGCATGATGATATGGGGAACCTCCTCTCTAATGAGGATTACTTAATTAAACCCGAAGGTTTTAATATCCCTTACGATGCTGAGAAAGTTCATGGTATTTCTACCGAACTAGCTACAGAACAAGGTTTACCTTTGGCAGATGTTTTAGTAAAATTTAATGCGGCCATTGCACAAGCTAAATTTATTGTAGGGCAAAACATCAAGTTTGATTTAAACATTATGGGTTGTGAGTTCCACCGCTTTCAAATAGCTACAGAACTTAACAGTAAACCCATTTTAGATACCTGTACAGAAGTTACCGCTAGCCTTTTACAATTGCCCGGTGGCCGAGGTGGAAAGTTTAAACTCCCTACCTTAACAGAACTTCATCAATATTTATTTCAAGTACCTTTTGGCGAAGCACATAATGCTACAGCCGATGTTGAAGCTACCACCCGATGCTTTTTTGAACTTCTTAGAAAAGATGTTTTCACAATACAAGAGCTTCAGGCTGATGAGGCTTATCTAACTCAGTTTAAAACTGCTAATCCAGAAGCTATTCGCCCTGTTGGTTTAAAACATATAAACCTAAAAGAAGCTTCAGAGGCTATTAGAAAAAGTACTCAGCAGCAAAATGACGCGATACAAACTAGCAGTGATAGTTTTGTTAGCTTAACTGATGTTGATTTCGTACATCTGCATAACCATACGCAATTTTCTATATTACAATCTACGGCATCTGTACCAGATTTGGTTAAAGCAGCTGCTAAATATAAAATGCCCGCTGTTGCCATAACAGACCACGCCAATATGATGGGGGCTTTCCATTTTGTGAGTAATGTTTTAAACCACAATAAAGCCGCTGAAGCAAAAAATAAAGCTGCCTTAGAAAATGGTGAAGCACCTACAGAAACCATCATAAAACCTATTGTAGGTTGCGAGTTTTTTGTTTGCGATAACCATAAAGACAAAAGCAGAAAAGACAATGGCTACCAAGTGGTATTTTTGGCTAAGAATAAAAAAGGCTATCACAACCTAGCAAAAATGTCTTCTATCGCTTATACCAGCGGTTTTTACTATGTACCTAGGATAGATAGACAAATTATAGAACAGTATAAAGAAGATATAATTGTACTTTCTGGAAACCTGTATGGCGAGATACCAAGTAAGGTTTTAAACATGGGCGAAAACCAAGCCGAAGAAGCTTTAATATGGTGGAAAAAAACCTTTGGAGATGATTTTTATATCGAGCTGATGCGCCACAATCAGGAAGATGAAAATCGGGTAAACCAAACTTTATTAAGCTTGGCTAGAAAACATCAGGTTAAACTTATCGCCACCAATAACACCTATTACATCAATAAAGAAGATGCCCATCCGCATGATATTTTATTGTGCGTTAAGGATGGCGAGAAATTTTCTACACCAAAAGGACGCGGACGAGGTTTCCGTTATGCCCTACCAAATGACGAGTATTATTTCAAAGCTGCCGATGAGATGAAAAAGCTATTTTCGGATGTTCCGGAAGCTATCATCAATATCTCTGAAGTGATTGATAAAGTAGAAACTTACTCGCTTTACCGCGATGTTTTGCTTCCTAAATTTGATATTCCGGAAGAGTTTTTAGTACCAGAAGACGAAGCTGATGGTGGTAAAAGAGGTGAGAATAAATACCTTGCTCATTTAACTTATGTAGGGGCAGCTAAACGTTACGAGGAAATTACTCCAGAAATTAAAGAGCGTTTAGATTTTGAGCTTAAGACCATTGAAAATACCGGTTACCCGGGATATTTCTTAATTGTTCAGGATTTTATCGCCAAAGCTAGAGAAATGGATGTTTCTGTAGGCCCAGGAAGGGGTTCTGCGGCGGGCTCGGCAGTAGCCTATTGTTTAGGTATCACCAACATAGACCCTATTGCTTACGATTTACTTTTTGAGCGTTTCTTAAATCCAGATAGGGTTTCCATGCCCGATATTGATATCGACTTTGATGATGAAGGTCGTGGTAGAGTAATGGATTATGTTATTAAAAAATATGGTGCCAGCCAAGTAGCTCAAATCATCACTTATGGTACTATGGCGGCAAAATCGTCTATCAGAGATACTGCCCGTGTGCTAGATTTACCGCTTTTTGAGGCTGATAAAATTGCTAAACTTATCCCTAATCTAAAGCTGAATAAGATTTTCAATATGGATGAGCAAGCGCTTAGGAGTGCGCTACGCTCTGAGGAGATGGAAAACGTTCAGCAATTGATTGCCCTAGCAAACGGAGATGATTTAGGTGCAGAAACCATAAAACAGGCACAAGTTTTAGAAGGTTCTTTAAGAAATACCGGTATACATGCTTGCGGGGTTATTATTACACCTAGCGATATCACCAACTTTGTTCCTGTTGCTACAGCCAAAGACTCTGATTTATATGTTACCCAATTTGACAACTCGGTAGTAGAAAGCGCTGGTCTGTTAAAAATGGACTTCTTGGGTCTTAAAACGCTTACGCTGATCAAAGATACCGTTAAGCTGGTTAAACATAGGTTGGATATAGATTTAGACCCTGATACTTTCCCTATTGATGATTTAAAAACTTATGAACTTTTCCAACGTGGTGAAACGGTAGGTATATTCCAGTACGAGTCAAGCGGAATGCAAAAGTACATGAAAGAGCTAAAGCCTACAGTTTTTGGTGATTTAATAGCCATGAATGCGCTTTACAGACCGGGACCACTAGAGTATATTCCAAGTTTTATCAGAAGAAAAAATGGTGAGGAAGAAATAAAATACGATTTAGATGCTTGCGAAGAGTATCTAAAAGAAACCTATGGTATTACCGTATACCAAGAGCAGGTAATGCTTCTTTCGCAAAAACTTGCAGATTTTACCAAAGGTGAAGCCGACGTTTTACGTAAGGCCATGGGTAAAAAGCAAAAAGATGTTTTGGATAAAATGAAACCTAAATTTGTGCAGCAAGCAGCAGAAAAAGGTCATGATCCTAAAACATTAGAAAAAATATGGAAAGATTGGGAAGCTTTTGCAAGTTATGCTTTTAACAAATCTCATTCTACTTGCTACGCTTGGATTGCTTACCAAACTGCATATTTAAAAGCCCACTACCCTGCCGAGTATATGGCTGCTGTACTATCAAACAACATGAATGATATTAAGCAAGTTACTTTCTTTATGGAAGAATGTAAACGTATGGGCTTGGTAGTTTTAGGTCCTGATGTTAATGAATCTTATTACAAATTTACCGTAAACGACCAATACGCCATCCGTTTTGGTATGGGTGCCATTAAAGGTGTTGGAGCTGGTGCAGTAGAAACCATTGTAGAAAACCGTAAAACAGGCAAATACAAATCAATTTTTGATTTTGCCAAACGTATTGATTTAAGAGCTGCTAACAAGAAAGCGCTTGAAAATTTGGTTTTAGCAGGCGGATTTGATTGTTTTGAAAATACTCATAGAGCTCAATATTTTTATGATGATGGTGATGGATCATCGCCACTTGAAAAGGCTATTAAATATGGTGCTAAGCATAAAGAGAATGAAAATTCTTCTCAAGGAAGTTTATTTGGAGGCTCTAGCAATGTAGAAATAGCAGAACCTAGCTTATCTCCTTGCGAAGAATGGGGCGCCATGGAAAAACTGGCCAAAGAAAAGGAAGTGGTAGGTATTTACATCTCTGGACATCCTTTAGATGAATATAAATTGGTTTTAAACAAATATTGTTCTAGCGGCAACCTTACCGTTTTTAACGAAATTGAAAAAGGTGCCGATTTCCAATTTAAAGTTGGTGGTATCGTAACCTCTATCAGACACATGACCACCAAAGACGGCAGAGGCTGGGGAATTTTTAAATTGGAAGGATATGATGATGCTTATGAATTTACCATTTACAGAGATGAATATCTAAAATTTAAACACCATTTAATCGTAAACAACTACCTCTATATTAAAGGTAATGTTGGCTATTTTTCTAACCCAGATGGATCTAAAAGAGCAAAAATATCTTATACAGATTTTACCGATTTAAGAGATGTTCTGGAAAAGCAATCAACCAAAATAGATATCAGTGTAGATATTAGTGAGATAAGTGATGATTTTATTCACAATTTAAATCAAGTGATATCAAACCATAGTGGTTCTAAAAAATTGAGCTTTGTTATTTTGGATAAAAAAGACCGTTTGAAAGTTGATATGCAGAGCAAGACCAAACAAATAAACATTTGTAAAGAGCTTTTAAGCCAGCTTGATGAGTTGGAAGTAGATTATGTTTTGAATTAA
- the mdh gene encoding malate dehydrogenase, which translates to MKITVVGAGAVGATCADNIARRELAEELILLDIKEGFAEGKAIDMMQTASYLGFDTKIKGVTNDYAATADSEVVVITSGLPRKPGMTREELIGTNAGIVKSVTENILKYSPNTIIIVVSNPMDTMNYLTLKTSGLPKERILGMGGALDSARFKYYLSQELGCSPADLNAVVIGGHGDTTMIPLIKHATWNSIPVTKFLSQEQQDKIVAATMVGGATLTKLIGTSAWYAPGAGTAAMVESIVRDEKKLISCGVALNGEYGQSDISLVVPVVLGKNGWEKILNFDLSEAEQAEFNKSADAVRNMNNVLEL; encoded by the coding sequence ATGAAAATTACGGTAGTAGGAGCAGGCGCAGTAGGTGCAACCTGTGCAGACAATATCGCTAGAAGAGAATTAGCAGAAGAGTTAATTTTATTAGACATTAAAGAAGGTTTTGCAGAAGGTAAAGCTATTGATATGATGCAAACTGCTTCATACTTGGGTTTTGACACCAAAATTAAAGGCGTTACCAATGATTATGCTGCTACTGCTGATTCTGAAGTTGTTGTTATTACTTCTGGTTTGCCACGTAAACCCGGAATGACCCGTGAAGAGTTAATTGGTACAAATGCAGGAATTGTAAAATCTGTAACAGAAAATATCCTTAAATATTCTCCTAATACCATCATCATTGTGGTTTCTAACCCAATGGATACCATGAATTATTTAACCTTAAAAACTTCTGGTTTACCAAAAGAGCGTATTTTAGGTATGGGTGGTGCTTTAGATTCTGCTCGTTTTAAATATTATTTAAGCCAAGAGTTAGGTTGCTCTCCGGCAGATTTAAACGCTGTGGTTATTGGTGGTCATGGCGATACAACCATGATTCCTTTAATTAAACATGCAACTTGGAATAGTATTCCGGTTACAAAATTCTTAAGTCAAGAACAACAAGATAAAATTGTTGCTGCTACAATGGTTGGTGGTGCTACTTTAACCAAATTAATTGGAACTTCTGCTTGGTATGCACCAGGCGCAGGAACTGCTGCAATGGTAGAATCTATCGTTCGTGATGAGAAAAAATTAATCTCCTGCGGTGTTGCTTTAAATGGCGAATACGGACAAAGTGATATTTCATTAGTTGTACCAGTAGTTTTAGGTAAAAACGGATGGGAGAAAATCTTAAATTTTGATTTATCTGAAGCAGAACAAGCAGAGTTTAATAAGAGCGCTGATGCGGTTCGTAATATGAACAATGTTTTAGAATTGTAA
- a CDS encoding aspartyl protease family protein: MNNNQANNSLSIREFVIPLQLINLQGDGFHLLVEVVVYGQNFKAVLDTGASKSAFDKEIVESLAVDDIIHMPDQHAIGLGTTTMERYVAHFAELKIGGLIIKDYEAPVFDLSAVKYAYEQLNLPPVIGVIGGDILMDYHAKIDYESLTLVLKRAN; the protein is encoded by the coding sequence TTGAATAATAATCAAGCAAACAACTCTCTTTCAATTAGAGAATTTGTTATACCGCTTCAACTTATTAATCTACAAGGCGACGGCTTCCACCTTTTGGTGGAAGTTGTTGTTTACGGGCAAAATTTTAAAGCTGTTTTAGATACCGGAGCTTCTAAAAGTGCTTTTGATAAAGAAATTGTTGAATCTTTAGCTGTAGATGATATTATTCATATGCCAGACCAACACGCTATTGGTTTAGGTACTACTACCATGGAAAGGTACGTAGCTCATTTTGCGGAATTAAAAATAGGCGGCCTCATCATTAAAGATTATGAAGCGCCAGTTTTTGACTTATCAGCAGTTAAATATGCTTATGAGCAATTAAATCTGCCGCCTGTAATAGGTGTTATAGGTGGAGATATTTTAATGGATTATCACGCTAAAATTGATTACGAATCTTTAACTTTAGTATTAAAAAGAGCAAACTGA
- a CDS encoding DUF58 domain-containing protein, which produces MAIQDIKQEDLLTFGNLEILANQVVEGFITGLHKSPFHGFSVEFAEHRLYNPGDSVKHIDWKLFARTDKYFTKKYEEETNLRCQILIDASSSMFYPPEGINKFQFSVMSAACIINLLKRQRDAFGLTVFAEDIELHTPAKSTPVHQKYVYHELEKYLQQKSHQKKTQLVKNLHAIADHIPKRSMVVLFSDLFENVLHHEDLEHIFAALQHLKYNKHEVIIFNVADDKHELNFDFDNRPHHFIDVETGEEFKLNPKDYAETYQLRMAHYRKEIALKCGQYKIDYLNTSLAQGYYPTLQAWLLKRNKML; this is translated from the coding sequence ATGGCAATTCAAGACATAAAGCAAGAAGATTTATTAACTTTTGGAAACCTTGAAATTTTAGCTAACCAAGTTGTAGAAGGCTTTATAACAGGTTTACACAAGAGTCCTTTTCATGGTTTTTCTGTAGAATTTGCAGAGCATAGGCTGTATAATCCCGGGGATTCTGTTAAGCATATTGATTGGAAATTATTTGCTAGAACAGATAAGTATTTTACTAAAAAATATGAAGAAGAAACCAATTTGCGTTGCCAAATTTTAATTGATGCTTCATCTTCTATGTTTTATCCCCCGGAAGGGATAAATAAATTCCAATTTTCAGTGATGTCTGCCGCTTGTATCATTAATTTATTAAAAAGACAAAGAGATGCATTTGGTTTAACTGTTTTCGCTGAGGACATAGAATTACATACGCCGGCAAAATCTACTCCGGTACATCAGAAATATGTTTATCACGAGCTAGAGAAATATTTACAACAAAAATCACATCAAAAAAAGACGCAATTGGTTAAAAATTTACATGCCATAGCAGATCATATCCCTAAGCGTTCTATGGTGGTTTTGTTTTCTGATTTATTTGAGAATGTTCTTCATCATGAAGATTTGGAACACATATTTGCGGCTTTACAACATCTTAAATACAACAAACATGAAGTTATTATTTTTAATGTTGCTGATGATAAACATGAACTAAACTTCGATTTTGATAACAGACCTCACCACTTTATTGATGTAGAAACAGGCGAAGAATTTAAGCTGAATCCTAAAGATTATGCGGAAACCTACCAACTAAGGATGGCGCATTACCGAAAAGAAATAGCTTTAAAATGTGGGCAATACAAAATTGATTATTTAAATACCAGTTTAGCACAAGGCTATTATCCTACACTTCAAGCTTGGCTGTTGAAAAGAAATAAAATGCTTTAA
- a CDS encoding mechanosensitive ion channel family protein has translation MEYLLDAKEFFIARGADIVLTIIKALLLLAIGWQVVKFLSRMFKNIIIKKGVEPSLQVFLSSLFKDALIILLILTVLSTLGVEMTSFIAILGAAGLAVGLALQGSLSNFAGGILILLIKPFKVTDVIEAQGVIGSVTEIQIFHTVLKTFDNKTIIIPNGPLYNDVIINYTTEANRTVEWLFGIGYQDDIDKVKNIIKEVIFTDERVLNKDKPYIYVGALADNAVNIKVRALVENNLYWDVYQDKLEEIKKAFDKAGISIPFPQRDLHLYHMHKTLKD, from the coding sequence ATGGAATACCTTTTAGACGCAAAAGAGTTTTTTATTGCCCGAGGGGCCGATATTGTTCTCACTATTATTAAAGCTTTATTACTTCTAGCTATTGGCTGGCAAGTTGTTAAGTTTTTATCAAGAATGTTTAAGAATATCATCATTAAAAAAGGTGTTGAACCCTCTTTACAAGTATTCTTGAGCAGTTTATTTAAAGATGCTCTTATCATCTTACTCATTTTAACAGTGCTTTCTACTTTAGGGGTAGAAATGACTTCCTTTATAGCCATTTTGGGTGCCGCTGGTTTAGCTGTAGGTTTGGCCTTACAAGGTAGCTTATCTAATTTTGCTGGCGGTATTTTAATCTTATTAATTAAGCCTTTTAAAGTTACAGATGTAATTGAAGCACAAGGCGTTATTGGTTCTGTAACAGAAATTCAGATTTTTCATACCGTTTTAAAAACATTTGACAATAAGACCATCATCATCCCAAACGGACCACTTTATAACGATGTGATTATCAATTACACCACTGAAGCAAACCGTACTGTAGAATGGCTATTTGGTATCGGCTATCAGGACGATATAGATAAGGTTAAAAATATTATTAAAGAGGTTATTTTTACTGATGAAAGAGTGTTGAATAAAGATAAACCCTATATATATGTTGGCGCTTTAGCAGATAATGCTGTTAATATAAAAGTGAGGGCTCTGGTAGAAAATAATTTATATTGGGATGTTTATCAAGATAAATTAGAAGAAATTAAGAAAGCATTTGATAAAGCAGGAATTTCTATTCCTTTCCCGCAAAGAGACCTTCATTTATACCATATGCACAAAACTTTAAAAGATTAA
- the gyrB gene encoding DNA topoisomerase (ATP-hydrolyzing) subunit B, translating to MSEEKEDKSNYSADNIQVLEGLEAVRKRPAMYIGDTGFKGLHHLVYEVVDNSIDEALAGYCSDIYVTIHKDNSITVKDNGRGIPTAMHTKEKRSALEVVMTVLHAGGKFDKDTYKVSGGLHGVGVSCVNALSTHLKAEVHRDGKIFVQEYSCGKPQYDVKEIGVTNITGTIVTFTPDDSIFTQTTEYKFDTLAGRLRELAFLNKGIKLNLTDERETNEDGSFLSEHFYSEGGLREFVKYLDETRTPLIPDAIYIEGEKNGIPVELAFTYNNSYSENVHSYVNNINTIEGGTHVAGFRRGLTRTLKSYAEKSGLLKNLKIEITGDDFREGLTAVISVKVQEPQFEGQTKTKLGNNEVTGAVDIAVGEALGNFLEENPKEAKLIVNKVIIAATARAAARKAREMVQRKNVMGGSGLPGKLADCANKDPMLCELYLVEGDSAGGTAKQGRDRDFQAILPLKGKILNVEKAMEHKIYENDEIKNIFTALGVSIGTQDDDKALNIEKLRYHKVIIMTDADIDGSHITTLILTFFFRYMKSLIEFGNIYIAAPPLYQVKKGKEFEYCWNDAQRDTAIQRLKGAGKEDSVHVQRYKGLGEMNAEQLWETTLDPKTRTLKRVSIDNAAEADHIFSMLMGDEVAPRREFIEKNAKYAKIDL from the coding sequence ATGAGCGAAGAAAAAGAAGACAAGTCAAATTATTCGGCAGATAATATACAGGTATTAGAAGGTTTAGAAGCCGTACGTAAGCGTCCGGCGATGTATATTGGTGATACAGGCTTTAAAGGATTGCATCACCTTGTTTATGAAGTAGTTGACAACTCTATTGATGAAGCTTTAGCAGGATATTGTTCAGATATTTATGTTACTATCCATAAAGATAATTCTATCACCGTTAAAGATAATGGTAGAGGCATTCCTACCGCTATGCACACCAAAGAGAAAAGATCGGCTCTTGAGGTTGTAATGACGGTATTACACGCAGGTGGTAAATTTGACAAAGACACCTATAAAGTTTCTGGTGGTTTACACGGAGTTGGGGTAAGTTGCGTTAACGCACTTTCTACCCATTTAAAAGCAGAAGTTCATCGTGATGGAAAAATATTTGTACAAGAATATTCTTGCGGTAAACCACAATATGATGTTAAAGAAATTGGTGTAACCAACATTACCGGAACGATAGTTACCTTTACCCCAGATGACAGCATCTTTACCCAAACAACAGAGTATAAATTTGATACTTTAGCTGGTAGGTTAAGAGAGTTAGCTTTCTTAAATAAGGGCATTAAACTTAACTTAACAGACGAAAGAGAGACTAATGAAGACGGTTCTTTCTTATCAGAACACTTCTATAGCGAGGGTGGATTAAGAGAGTTTGTTAAATATTTAGATGAAACCCGTACCCCGCTTATTCCTGATGCTATTTATATTGAAGGAGAAAAAAATGGCATCCCTGTAGAGCTTGCTTTTACTTATAATAACTCTTACAGTGAGAACGTACACTCTTATGTAAATAACATTAATACTATTGAAGGCGGTACACACGTAGCTGGTTTTAGAAGAGGTTTAACTCGTACATTAAAATCATACGCAGAAAAATCTGGTTTATTAAAAAACTTAAAAATTGAAATTACCGGAGACGATTTTAGAGAAGGCTTAACTGCTGTAATTTCTGTTAAAGTACAAGAGCCTCAATTTGAAGGACAAACCAAGACTAAACTAGGAAATAACGAGGTTACTGGCGCTGTAGATATTGCTGTAGGTGAAGCATTAGGAAACTTTTTAGAAGAGAATCCTAAAGAAGCTAAACTTATTGTAAATAAAGTAATTATTGCTGCTACTGCTAGAGCTGCCGCCCGTAAAGCCCGTGAAATGGTGCAACGTAAAAATGTTATGGGTGGTTCTGGTTTACCTGGTAAATTGGCAGATTGTGCCAACAAAGACCCCATGCTTTGCGAACTTTATTTAGTTGAGGGCGACTCTGCAGGTGGTACTGCAAAACAAGGTAGAGATAGAGATTTCCAAGCTATTCTTCCGTTAAAAGGTAAAATCCTAAACGTAGAAAAAGCTATGGAGCATAAAATCTACGAGAACGACGAGATAAAAAACATCTTTACTGCCTTGGGTGTAAGTATTGGTACTCAGGATGATGATAAAGCTTTAAATATTGAAAAATTAAGATACCATAAAGTCATCATCATGACGGATGCTGATATCGATGGTTCTCACATTACTACCCTAATTCTAACTTTCTTCTTTAGATACATGAAGAGCTTAATAGAATTTGGTAATATTTACATTGCGGCACCTCCTCTTTATCAAGTTAAAAAAGGCAAAGAGTTTGAATATTGCTGGAATGACGCACAACGTGACACCGCTATACAAAGACTAAAAGGAGCTGGTAAAGAAGATAGCGTACATGTACAACGTTATAAAGGTTTAGGTGAGATGAATGCTGAACAACTTTGGGAAACTACACTAGACCCAAAAACACGTACTTTAAAACGCGTAAGTATTGATAATGCGGCAGAAGCAGATCATATTTTCTCTATGTTAATGGGTGATGAAGTTGCGCCTCGTAGAGAGTTTATTGAGAAAAATGCTAAATACGCTAAGATAGATTTATAA